TCATAGTATGTTCTATATAGTCCAAAGTATAGGGCCTGTCAGGATGGCGGCTTACTTGCACTTTTTGCCAACCATTGAGCTTACTATAGATATCGCGTTTGGCTAAATCAATTTTTTGTTCGAGTTCCTTTAAAGTAGCCGACATATCTATCTTGCTCTTCTCGCCCACTTGGCGGGCTTTGTCTAATTGTTCTTGTAACTCTATGATGGGTTTTTCAAAATCGAAAGTAGTCATGAGGATATTCTAAAATTATTCAGTTATTATTTTTTATTTTTGTTGCCGGTGTATTAGTCTAAATCAGCACGACTCAATCCGTACCGATCTATTTTATTATATAAGTGACTGCGTTGTATATCTATTTCTTGTGCGGTTCTTGCTACGTTCCAACCATTCTTTTTAAGTTTTTCTTCGATGAATTTTTTCTCTACAAAGTCTTTAAAATCTTGTAGTGTATCGAACATTTCATATACTGTTGGTTTCTTGCTTTCTTCAATTTTTGAATGGGCTGGGTTTGCATACATCTGCACATCGGTATCGGTAATTTTTGCACCGCTCAATATCACCAATCGTTCTATTACATTACGCAGTTCACGAATGTTTCCAGTCCATTTAATTTTTTTGAGCTCTTGCAAAGCCGCGGGCGTAAAACTTTTTTTGCTCATGCCAATATCTTCACAAATTTCAATCAAAAATTTCTCAGATATTAAAGGGATATCATCTATGCGTTCGTTCAAGGTGGGCACATGAATTAATATAACACTCAATCTATGATATAAATCCATTCTGAAATTCCCGTAATCAATCTCTCTGATCAAATCTTTATTGGTAGCTGCAATAACTCTCACATCCACGGTGAAATCTTTATCGCCACCTACACGGGTAATTTTATTTTCTTGCAAGGCACGCAATACTTTTGCTTGTGCTGATAAACTCATGTCGCCTATCTCGTCCAAAAACAAAGTACCGCTAGTGGCTTGCTCAAATTTACCAATCTTTTGTTTATAAGCTGATGTGAATGATCCTTTTTCGTGTCCGAACAATTCACTCTCTATTAATTCTGATGGAATGGCGGCACAGTTTACTTCTACTAATGGGCCATTGCTGCGGTTGCTCTGTTCGTGTATCCATCGTGCTACCAGTTCTTTACCTGTACCGTTCTCGCCTGTAATAAGTACACGTGCATCGGTGGGAGCTACTTTGGCAATAGTATCTTTTATTTTCTTTACACCTGGTGAGTCCCCAATTATTTCACGTGTTTTGGTAACTTTACGTTTTAGTACTTTTGTTTCAATCACCAAAGAATTTTTATCGCAAGCATTACGAACGGTAACTAAGAGTTGATTAAGATCTGGAGGTTTTTGAAGGAAAGCATAAGCTCCTTGTTTGGTTGCTTCCACGGCAGTTTCGATGCTACCATGTCCTGATATCATAATGATGGGAACATCCTCCTCCAATTGTTTCATTTTTCCCAAAAACTCCATACCGTCCACTTTTGGCATTTTGATATCACAAAGAATAGCATCGTAACTATTTTCTTTTACCAAGTCCAAAGCCTTTTGCCCGTCTTCAGCTTCGTCCACTTTGTGGCCTTCGTATTCCAGTATCTCTTTAAGTGTGGAGCGGATTACTTTCTCGTCGTCAACTACAAGTATTCTTGACATAATGTGTTCAAAAAATTAGACGTCAAAAGTATTGCCTTTTTGGGTTAAAATGGAAATTATTTTTGTCAAGTTTTCCATATTGAAATATTGGTGCATAATTGTGCAAAAAAATCACACTGTCCCAAGTAGTTAACCCTTACTTTTTTGTGCAAAAATCTCTTCCCACAATTTTTTGAAAATCTGCACTCCATTTGCAGTGCCTACTGCCCTCACTAGTTTTTCATTGCCCAATCGTTTTGCCAACTCTATATATGTAATTGTTTCTCCGTATGGAATTTCTATTAATTTTGAAAATTAATTCCTTGCGGTTCTAGGTAATCTGTGTCGAAAGATTTTCTTTTG
This genomic stretch from Bacteroidota bacterium harbors:
- a CDS encoding sigma-54 dependent transcriptional regulator; its protein translation is MSRILVVDDEKVIRSTLKEILEYEGHKVDEAEDGQKALDLVKENSYDAILCDIKMPKVDGMEFLGKMKQLEEDVPIIMISGHGSIETAVEATKQGAYAFLQKPPDLNQLLVTVRNACDKNSLVIETKVLKRKVTKTREIIGDSPGVKKIKDTIAKVAPTDARVLITGENGTGKELVARWIHEQSNRSNGPLVEVNCAAIPSELIESELFGHEKGSFTSAYKQKIGKFEQATSGTLFLDEIGDMSLSAQAKVLRALQENKITRVGGDKDFTVDVRVIAATNKDLIREIDYGNFRMDLYHRLSVILIHVPTLNERIDDIPLISEKFLIEICEDIGMSKKSFTPAALQELKKIKWTGNIRELRNVIERLVILSGAKITDTDVQMYANPAHSKIEESKKPTVYEMFDTLQDFKDFVEKKFIEEKLKKNGWNVARTAQEIDIQRSHLYNKIDRYGLSRADLD